CTGCACCTCCTCGACGCCGTCGAGACGGTCGAAGAGGGTCTCGAGCGTGACGTGCTGGTAGCCCGTGGCGCCGAGGAACTCCGAGCGGGTTTGGTGCGCCCGGGTCTCGGCGATCTCGCGTGCCTGGGAGATGTCGTCCAGCACGTAGAAGCGTTCGCCAGCGGGCGGAGCGATGTCGAAGCCAGCCAGGTTGACCGGAACAGTGGGGCCGGCCTCTTCGAGCCGCCGGCTCTTGTCCAGAGTATCGGTCATGGACCGCACACGGCCGTAGGCGTCGCCGCAGACGACGATGTCGCCCACGCGGAGGGTGCCGGTCTCGACGATGACCTTCGACAGGACGCCTTGGTCCGCGTCCTGGGTCGCCTCGAGGCAGACGCCGATCGCCGCGCGATTGGGGTTGGCCTTGTACTCGTGCAGCTCGGCGACGGTAAGGATGGTGTCGAGGAGCTCGTCCATGCCCTCGCCGGTAGCGGCGCTGGTCTTCACGACCTCCACATCGCCGCCCCACTCGCTGGGCTGCAGCCCGTTCTGGCTCAGGCCGGTCATCGCCTTCATCGGGTCGGCGCCGGGCAGGTCCATCTTATTGAGCGCGACGATGATCGGAACCTCGGCGGCGCGGGCGTGGCTGATCGCCTCCTCGGTCTGTGGCATAACGCCGTCGTCGGCGGCGACCACGATGACCGCGATATCGGTCACGTTGGCGCCGCGGGCCCGCATGGCGGTGAACGCCTCGTGGCCCGGCGTGTCAACGAACGAGATCGGCTTGCCGTCCTTGTCGATCTGGTAGGCGCGGATGTGCTGGGTGATGCCGCCGCTCTCTCCACTCGCGACATCGATCCCGATCATCTTGTCGAGCAGAGACGTCTTGCCGTGGTCGACGTGCCCCAAGAAGGTGATTACCGGTGGACGGTCCACCAGGTCGCCCTCGGGATCTTCCATCTCGTCGAGCCGGCGGAGGACCTTGTCCTCCAGGGTCTCGGGCTGCAGGAAGTCGACGTCCAGGCCGAGTTCGGCCGCCACGAACTCCGTCAGGTCCGGGTCCATGGGCGTGTTGATGGTGGCCATCACACCCTCTTCCATGAGGATCCGCTGGATGTCCCGAGCGGGCACGCCGGCCGACTCGGAAAGGTCCCTCACGGTGCACGGCAGCTGGACCTCGATGCGACCCTTCCGCGGCGCGGCGGTGTTGACGCCCGAGCGACGGCTGCGGCGGACACGCCGCCCGAGTCCGGGGCGCTGGCGGCGTGAGCCGCCTCGGTCGCGGTTGAGCTGGCGCGCCTCGCGGCCACCCAGCATCGGACGGCCCGACTTGCGGCGGCCGTCATCGTCAACCATCTCCTTTGACTTGCCACCGCCGGCCCGCTCGCGGATCTGCTCGGCCTCCAGCGTGCGTTCGGCGCGACGCAGGTGCTGAGCGAGAGGCTTGCTGCCCAGCTTGTTGGCGCCGAGCACCTCCGTCGGCAGCGTCATGACCGGCTTCTGAGCCTTGGTCTCTTCCTTCGGCTTCTCGACCTTTTTCGGCTGGGTCTTGGCGGGCACCGCGGCCAGGCGGACCGCTGGGCGGGCCTTCGCCTCGGCCGGCTTCTTGGCGCCGCCCTTGCGCTGGTCGGATCCGGCGCCCACTACCGGCATTTTCCCGGTGCCGGCGTTCGCCGGGCCGATGTAATCCTCTTTGCGCACCATGCGGGCCAGCGGGCCCGGCTTGGCGAGCTTCTCGCGGTGCTCGGCCGCGGCGGCTTCGGCCTCCTGGCTAGCGGCTTCCTGCTGCTCGACGACAGCGTCGTCTTGGACCTCGGCGGCGGGCTGCTCAACCTGCGGGGCGTCGACCGGGGACTCCTGCTCGGCGATGGCCTCGGCGGCCTCCGGCACTTCGTTGACAGCCGGCTCATCGTCGAGCGGCGCGGCTTCGCCGCGTCGCGAGCTGAGCCGCGGACCCGTGGCCTTGGGCGTCACGATGACCTTCATCCGGTCGTCGCCGCGTTTCTCGGGCGGACGCATCGGGGGCGGCGGAGCCGACTTCCCCTTGGCGGCGGGCGCTTCTTTGGCGCCGCTCATGAATTGCTTGACCTTCGACACCTCGTCGTCGGTAAGGCTCGCCAGGGCAGATCCTTTGCCCGGCACTCCGGCGCGGGTGCAGATATCGACCAGCTCTTTGCTGTCGACGTTTAGCTCTTTGGCCAGTGAGTAGATACGAACCGCCAAACTAGTGTTCTCCGTTGAACTCGACGTGCGTCTGGCGTTCGTTCACGTTTGCTCGCCGAATCACCCCGGTGGGTGGTTCCGGCAAGTTCTCGCTAGTACCTATCACGAAACCATGACGCGCGCCTCCGCTTGGGTAACGCCCGGTCCGCCGGACGCTGGTAGTGTGCCCGCCCACTCCCGTGAGCGACCGCCAAGCCCTTTATCATCGCCGTTCGGCGTCGCTGTTAAAAGGGGGGCAGCGTGCCGGGGACGGGGATT
This genomic interval from Posidoniimonas corsicana contains the following:
- the infB gene encoding translation initiation factor IF-2, which gives rise to MAVRIYSLAKELNVDSKELVDICTRAGVPGKGSALASLTDDEVSKVKQFMSGAKEAPAAKGKSAPPPPMRPPEKRGDDRMKVIVTPKATGPRLSSRRGEAAPLDDEPAVNEVPEAAEAIAEQESPVDAPQVEQPAAEVQDDAVVEQQEAASQEAEAAAAEHREKLAKPGPLARMVRKEDYIGPANAGTGKMPVVGAGSDQRKGGAKKPAEAKARPAVRLAAVPAKTQPKKVEKPKEETKAQKPVMTLPTEVLGANKLGSKPLAQHLRRAERTLEAEQIRERAGGGKSKEMVDDDGRRKSGRPMLGGREARQLNRDRGGSRRQRPGLGRRVRRSRRSGVNTAAPRKGRIEVQLPCTVRDLSESAGVPARDIQRILMEEGVMATINTPMDPDLTEFVAAELGLDVDFLQPETLEDKVLRRLDEMEDPEGDLVDRPPVITFLGHVDHGKTSLLDKMIGIDVASGESGGITQHIRAYQIDKDGKPISFVDTPGHEAFTAMRARGANVTDIAVIVVAADDGVMPQTEEAISHARAAEVPIIVALNKMDLPGADPMKAMTGLSQNGLQPSEWGGDVEVVKTSAATGEGMDELLDTILTVAELHEYKANPNRAAIGVCLEATQDADQGVLSKVIVETGTLRVGDIVVCGDAYGRVRSMTDTLDKSRRLEEAGPTVPVNLAGFDIAPPAGERFYVLDDISQAREIAETRAHQTRSEFLGATGYQHVTLETLFDRLDGVEEVQTLNLILRADVRGSIEAIQKELAKLEHPEVRLRILQASVGGVTAADIHLADASDAIIIAFNVVPEESARSLAEQSGVQVRRYDIIYKITDELRAAMEGMLRPEKMEVSLGRALIQQVFKISRIGAVAGCRVIQGVVERNARARVIRDSTIIGDYPIDTLKREKDDAKEVREGYECGIKLAGFNDIKEADLLEFYKVEEIARSFDD